The proteins below come from a single Chitinophaga pinensis DSM 2588 genomic window:
- a CDS encoding DUF3037 domain-containing protein, with product MQEKHLFEYAVIRVMPRVEREEFLNAGVILYSKQQRFLQAIITLNEERLRAFSPETDIEEVKSYLQAFECICKGGKEAGPIGQLDLASRFRWLTATRSTVVQAGKVHPGFCSDLPQALARLYEQLVL from the coding sequence GCGTTATGCCGAGAGTGGAACGGGAAGAGTTTCTCAATGCCGGTGTCATTCTCTATTCTAAACAACAGAGATTCTTACAGGCGATCATTACGCTGAATGAAGAACGGCTGCGGGCATTCTCTCCTGAAACAGATATTGAAGAGGTAAAATCATACCTCCAGGCATTTGAATGCATTTGTAAAGGAGGTAAAGAGGCAGGACCTATCGGACAGCTGGATCTGGCGTCCCGTTTCCGCTGGCTGACTGCTACCCGTAGCACTGTCGTGCAGGCTGGTAAGGTGCATCCGGGCTTCTGTAGCGATCTGCCGCAGGCATTGGCCAGGTTGTATGAACAGCTGGTATTATAA